TAGATTCTCCCATTTTTGCCATAGCGGCTATGTTTTCTTTTATTGTCATGTATGATGCAAGTGGTGTTCGATACCAAGCAGGACAACATGCCGTTGTTTTAAATCAATTGCGCAAAGATTTTCAAACATTGCTACGTGATATTAAGGATTGGCCACAAATGGATGGGCAAGAAAAAATGGAAGAATTAAAAACCTTGCTTGGGCATAAGCGTAGTGAGGTATTTTTCGGAGCATTGACTGGCATCTTTATCGCCATCATAGCCTATCAATTTATTCAATAAAAAAAGAGTTGGTTCACATCCTCGAACCAGCTCCTTTCACAATTACATTGTGTCTTGTAAATATTAAAACATTCGATATCCACTTTTACGTAAATAAATCATCACAATTCCTGCTACAATCGCTCCTGCGAAGCCGCCAGATAAAATAGCAATATCTACTGTTTGAAGTGCTTGCAATTTCTCTAACAGCGCTGGGAAAGCTGAACCAGGTTTAAAAATATAGTCTAAAAAGCTTACTTCATCGACAATAAAAACAACAACAATTGGATATACAATTGCCATTAACCATGTCATTCGCAGTAACATATTCAATAAGAATCCGATACCAAAAAACATGACGAAAAATAACACAATTGAAATGATTAACTGTACTAATGAAACTGAACCACCCATGTATGTATAACCTCCGTTTTCCTCTCATTAGTTTACATGATTATGAGAGTGCTTTCAATGAAGACATCCTTCATTTCGCATGTTCGTCATATTTTAGTAAATCGTCAACTTTCAGTCAATATACTTGCTGTTCCTTGCATTATTTTTTAAAGAATAAACGGTAAGAAGTGTAACCGAATACCTCTCCTGGATTGATACCCTCAATGGCATCTAATTGATGCTGTTCAAACTGATTAGAAACCATTTCCTTTAACATGACCGATGTCATTTCATCCTGTGCCAATTCCCATGGATATAACCATTTTGCCTCTAACAATTCATTTTCTTGAATACACAGCTTTTGTCGCTCGTCTTTCATCTTACAATAAAAAATAGCCATATTATCACTAACTTCACCGTGAATCACACCTGTACGAAAGCCTATTAAGCCCGACACATAACAATCTAAACCTGTTTCTTCTTGTAATTCCCGGACAATCGCCTCATCCACTGTTTCACCTGCATTTACAAAACCTGCTGGTAATGACCAGCGCCCCTTTAAACCGCTATACGCCTTTTTGACAACAAGCCATTGTCCAAGCTCATTGACAGTACAACCCGCGACTCCTAACCAAACTTTGCCTCGATCCTTTTTCATATCCATTCACCTCTATGTCCATATTATAGCGTTAAGCTTTCTATAGGTAGAAATTTTAATTGTAGAAAAAAGACGATATCGTTGCAGAAGAAGCCTTAAACTCAGCACACTCGTCCTGCGCAATAGAAATATTCAGAATTGTTCCGGTGACTGGCACTCCATCCAATTAAGTTGTAAGATATTTTTTAATTTCGCTACTTGCTCTTCTCCGATAGTACGAACTAATTGCTGTTCAATTTCTGCTTTATTACGTTCATTTTGCTCATAGCATATTTCACCGAAGCTCGTCATTCGAATTACTTTGTGCTTTTTACTATTCTCAGCATTGCTCACTTCCACCAAACCTTTAGCTGCTAAACTTTTAATAAATTTATGAGTGGCTTGGCGAGAAAAATCCACAACTTTTGTTACTTCTGAAATAGTCGGTTGGTTTTTATAAATTTTGCTTAAAATATGCCATTCTGAGTTGGATATATGGACTGTATTATGTTTATTCCATTTCTCTTCAGCAAGTCGTCGAAGTATTTCATGACGTTCGCTCAACAAATCAATGACATCTCGATTTTGCAATTCGTCCTTCAACTCGTTCACCTTCATTCCATAATTTTCGTAATTACTATACAAAAAAACGAAGCCATCGTCAACTAAGTTGACAAAAGTTCCTTTATTGTTTACAATTAATTTAGTCAACCAAGTTGACAATAATGTTTGATGGAGGGAATATACATGTATAATGTTGGCGATGTAGTCATTTATTCATCACATGGACTTTGTTCAGTTGAAGATATTTGTGAACAAACCTTTAGCGACATTACTAAAACTTACTACGTTTTACAACCACTAAACGATTCAAAATTAACGATACGTACTCCTATTGACAATGCAAAAAAACAGCTTAGAGATGTTATAAAAAAAGAAGAAGCCATTCAAATTTTACAATCCTTTACGTCTCCTGGTGTGGAATGGATTGAACAAAACACACATCGTATGAGATTTCACGTAGAAATTATTAAAACCGGCGATCGACAAAAGCAAGCTAACCTCTTAAATACTCTGCTACGCAAAAAGATTGAATATGAAGCGAACGAAAAAAAATTCCCAAATCAAGAAGAAAAATTACTGCACTCTTTACAAGAAATTATATTTTCGGAGTTCTCCATTGCACTCGATAAACCTTCAGAAGAAATTTATGATTATGTAGTAGCGAAACTTAGCTAACCATCTTTTACCGGTACATAAAGAAGCCGCAAATATCTCTATTTAAGAAGATATATCGCAGCTTCTTTCTTACTTGTACGAATATCCCCTTTCACCAAAATCAAAGTAAACTTATCTACAACACCCTGCTCACCCTATGCCCCTAAAAATTTACATAACCATTTATTTATTACTTTTATATGTTATTATTTGTAATAGATATATTTTAGTTAACAAATAAGCAACAATACTAAAATTATTTATCATAAATAAAATCGGGGAGTAGGCAATTAATGGGGTTCTTTAATAGATTTTTAAAAAAAGTTGAAGAGGTTAATAAAGCAGAAGCTGATATTTCTGAACTTGAGTCTGCGTTTACTCTACTGTCACCATTAGATGAGGCAAATGACTTTTGGAAGGAAATTGCACAAAATATTATCGTAAACGCAGTGAAGGCGACTGACAACACAGTAGAACGTGCCTTTATTTTAATAGATATGGGTGTACAGCCATCTTTCCATATTTTTTACCAAATTGATGGGCATCTAATGAAGTGGCATGAGCTTGAAAATCCTACAATTATAGAAAAAATTCAAAATGAGTTACTACCTCAAGCTTCTAACGTTTCTAAAGCAGTAAATGATAAATTTATTCAAGTGAACCATCCTAAAATTTCATTTGCTGAACTGCAATTTGAATGGGCAACAGGAGCTTGGTTTTCTCATATAATCTGGGAAGATAATGACGATATCAATCTCAAAGCAGAAGAAATTTCACGTCAATGGTTTAATACTTTGAGTGAGGAAATAAAAAATAAACCATTAGATAGTGATGCTAAACTTTCTTGGTATCCTTAACATCTTAATAGGATTATATATTTTCAAAGAAATACTTTTGTGAAGGCTTGTGCGTCGAACGACGATTCAGCACAAGTCTTTTTATGCTACTTTCTCAATCGCTACTGTAGATTTACATTACAACAATGTGAGGCTTTTTTATAAATACAACCAGATCACTAACACTGAATATTCATTCTCCATTGCAATTTTCACCTTCTTTAAAACCATACAAAAAAGCCTTTTAAATTAATTATGCTTTTGCAAGCACCAACTTAAAAGGCTTTATATCTAATAGTTCTAACTATATGAATTTTATTTACGATAATATATTAACTTTGCCGTTGTATAAAGATAGTTATCGTGCACTGTTAGCAATGCCTTGTAACCACTCTTTTCCCAAGTTGTATATAAACTATTATATTTCTCATATGTGAATTGATAGTCATTACCAAATTCTTCAACTCCTTTTCTATGCAGAATATCATGTAAAACAGACATTTCATCCCATGTATGATAACTATTTTGATCTGGATAGAAATCATAGCTAATATACTCTAATTGCCCACCTATAAAAATGTACGTTAACTCTGCAAAATAGCCATATTTTTTCGTCTCATAAATTAAATAAGTTTCTCTATCGTCTTGAATTTTTTGAATAAACGTTGATTTTTCATTTCTCTCTACATCACGAATAGTCAATTTAAAGTTAATATTATTGAAAGGTACAACAGGTTTCTTTGTCGATAAAAATGAATCCACTACATACCCTTTAACATTACCAGCCGTTACATAAGACCACCCTACTAATGTAGAATGTACTGTTACTTGTGTACCATTGCTTAATGAACCTACTGAAGCTCCAGATTGACTGGCAATATTGCGAACAACAACTCCACTACTTGTATTTACATACTTAGTCGATGTTTTAGTCTTTCCCATAAAATCCGATTTAACATAGCCTATCACATTACCATATTGCACATAGGACCATCCATTCCCTACCGAACCATAATCTTCAACGACCATATTGTACTTCAATGTCGCTAATGTGGCTGCCGATAGTGATGGCGTAGATTTTACAACAAGACCACTTTTAGAATTTGCAATTTTTATTGTTGAAGGTGGAACGCTTAAAAATGAAGTATTAACGTATCCCTTAACATCACCAGCTTGAATGTGAGACCAACCATTAGAAGTAGAAAACTCTATTACAAATTGGTTCTTATCTAGATTACCAACCGAATTTGCTGTATCACTCGGCGACTCTCTGACAATTAAGCTGGAGCCACTCACAACTTTTACTGTTCGATAGTCTGCTGCTTCGGCTACTTGGTGCTGAAAACTAAATAACATAATGAGTACAAAGGCTGCAACAAACCATTTCTTAAGTATATTCAATCAAATGACCTCCTTTTAATCTTCACTATTCTACCATTTTTACTATTGACTGTATATATTTCCATAATAAATTTTACCTATTTTTAAAGCTGAACATATATGAATAAACAAGTAATGAAATCCTCTTTCATTGCTTCGACTGTGCACAACCTCGATATATTTTAAATGAGCTTCAAGGCGTTCTAGAAAATACCTTAGTCTTTCTTTATAAATATGTGTATATATTCACTCAGTTTTATCAAATCAATAAGGTAAGCAACATGCACAATATTATGTTTTAAATTGAAACTTTCGCCAATATATATCGTTAAACTTAGTATTGATATTTTTTCAAAATATGTAATTTATTTATAAAGGAGGGGTAGAAGTGTTAAAAAGAGCTATGCTTTCAGGAATTGTTTTTAGTTCAATTTTGTTAGTTGGCTGCAATAGAGAGGAAATTATAGATATTACGGGAAACAAGGAAAATGATGCAAATGTAATGTCAGAATCTAAAGAATTAAATTTAGTTTCAGAATTTAAAACAGAAATAATGGCATCTATAACAGAACAAACGGAATTGGATAATGAGTTAATAGAAGGAATAATGGTAAATGGTAGTCCAGTTAAAGGAATTATTGATATATCAATAAGCTTTTCGAAGGATATAAAAGTTTATGATAAGATGATTAAACAAATAATTAAAGATTCTATAAAGAAAGTATCTGAAACAGAAAACATCACAATTAGCGAAGAAAATATAACAATAAAAATTGAGAAACTCTAGCGGAGAAGTTCTAAGTTGCTTTCTAAGATTGTATAAGGAAAAATTATAAAGAAATATGTTATTAGTTCAAACTACATTCAGATGGAGGTTTTTATATGAAAGGGAAGTTAGTCTTCACTATTGGTTTAACAGGCGTTTTAGCATTCACAATTGGTTTTTCAAAAGACTTGCAAAGCAATATAGTATCAGCTGAAGAACAAACAGACATTACTACGGTTATAACAAAAGAAGAACAAAAAATAGTGGAAAATATGTCCGTTAAAGAAGGATTTGTACAGCAAGAAAATGGAACAGGTTTCTTTTTTATTAAAGGTGAGCCAACTGAAAAAAAGGATGTTACCGCTGTAATTACAGCAGATGAACAAAACACTATAGAAAAAATGTCCATTAAAGAAGGATTTATACCACAAGAAAATGGAACAGGTTTCTTTTTTATAAAAGAAAAATAAGATTGGTTTCCTGTTATAAGAAGGAAAACTTTTCACTTACGCAGTTACAATAGTAAGAATAGGAAGCCCATCTGCACTTTTAGCAGAAACCACAAGGTCAATTGATTGTTCTAAGTTTTTGGATATTCTTTCTACATTGCAATCTTTCCACTGTTTGTTTACTCTTTTTTAACCATACAAAAAAGCCCTTTCAATTTGTGATGCTTTCCGCAACAGACAAATCAAAAAGGCTTGGTATTCACAGCCCTAACGACACTAATTTAGGGTTGTGTTTACTTATAATCGGGAGTGTATAGACCTATACAACCCTTCTTCAACATTTATATCACGTTTAATTATTCACAAACTTCAGGCGTACCTTCACGTTTTGCCGCTTTAAAGCTTGTGCCACAGCCGCAAGATGCGATGGCATTTGGGTTGTCGATGGTGAAGCCACCGCCCATTAACGATTGTTTATAGTCAATTTTTGTTCCCATTAAAATAGGCGCATCTTCGCGGGAAACAAGAATCGTTAAACCATGTTGTACATCTTCAAAATCGTCTTCTTTTTTCTCTTTATCGAAATGCATGCCATACGATAGACCACTACATCCGCCACCATTAACAGCTACGCGTAAAAAAGAACCTTGCTCCTCATTATGCTCCATCATTTCATTAATATGAAATGCAGCCGCTTCAGTCACTTCTATTACTTGCTTTAAACTTGTCATCCCAATCACCTTCCTTCTTACTTATCATATCAATTTTGACTATTGTATGACAAACATTCAGCTTCAAGTAGATTATTAGCAAAATTCCCGATATTTTCACTTAATTAGTATTTTTTATTCATGTGTTAAATGCATCTATTGGTATAATAGTTATAATTACATCGATGAAAGAGGTATATATTATGGAGATTTCCCCGTATTACGAAAAAAAAATCCAATGTCTTAATTGTAAAAAAGAATTTCCAACATTAAAAGTACGCTCTAAATTCATAAAAGTGGATCATACAGAAACCGATTTTCAGCCGATTTATGCAGACGATGTTAATGCTCTTTACTACAATGTATTTGTTTGTGAGCATTGTGGCTTCTCCTTTACAGAGGACTTTACAAAATATTTTGCCCCTGGCGTACAAGATGAGCTAAAGACACAAATTACAGAAAAATGGGTTCACCATGATTTTAAAGGTGAACGTACGGTCTTCCAAGCGATTCAAGCCTATAAATTAGCATTTTTATGCGCTACCATTAAAAAAGAAAAATTCGTTGCTACTGCTGGTCTGACTTTACGCCTTGCGTGGTTATATCGTTCATTAAAAAATGAAGGACAAGAGCAGCGTTTTATGAAAATGTCGCGAGATCTTTATATGGATTCCTATTCAAATGAGGACTACAGCACAACTCAAATGTCCGATGTACGCATTATGTATATGATTGCCGAGCTATCACGACGTATCGGTGATATCGAAAATGCAACACGCTTCTTTTCTAAGGTTATTGAGAAACAAAGCCTTGGTGGCGAAGCAAAAATTATCGATATGGCAAAGGAACAATGGACACTGATTCGGGAGGAAAAGGAAAAATCTCGACAAGTGTAAATTAAAAAAGTTCTAGCCTGATGCAGCTAGAACTTTTTTTGTACGTAAATGTTAGAAAACTTGTTCTACTTCAATAATTCCTGGTACTTCTTCTAATAAAGCACGTTCGATACCTGCTTTTAATGTAATCGTAGAACTAGGGCAACTACCACATGCACCTAATAAACGTAATTTTACAACGCCATCTTCCACATCTACTAATTCACAGTCTCCACCGTCACGTAATAAGAATGGACGTAATTTATCTAATACTTCTTGAACTTGGTCGTTAATTGTTGCTTCTGCCATTTGTCTCGACTCCTTTCCTTATAATGATTATAATGTTAGCAACAGAAAAAATCCAATATAGAATCACAAGGGAGAATAAATACTATGGGTCAAACAAAACCAATTATCGAAATTTACGGCACTGCGGTCATCTGTGCTAGCTGTGTCAATGCACCATCTTCTAAGGATACATATGAGTGGTTGCAAGCCGCTATTGATCGTAAATATCCAGACCAAGCTTATGCTATTCGCTATGTCGATATTGAAGGTCCAATTGAGAATGAACGTGATTTGGATTATGCTAGACGTATTCAAGAAGATGAATTTTTCTATCCACTCGTGCTCATCAATGATGAAGTAGTAGGAGAAGGTTATGTCCAATTAAAGCCGGTCTTTAATGCCCTTGAAAACCTTGGGTTTACACCAGACGAAACCGTTTAATAATAAATGAAAGGGATTGTTCACAAGTTTACCTTTGAGCAATCCCTTTTATTATTTAATAGTATGCTCAAAAGAACGTGAGCAACGCATTAATCATTTTGATATTTGTACATCCATAGTAATCCAGATTTCATTAAACGTGCAATACGACCAGTAACAGTTGTATCCGCTAAGTAAGCAAAACCTTGTTTTTTACCTAATGATCCCATGAAACCTTTTAGTTTAATATCAGGCATTTTTTCTGGTAAATGCTCACCTTTCCAACGCATACGTAATACTTTCACGATATGCTCTGCCTGCTCTTCTGCTAATTGTGCACTAGGAGAAAAGTCAGAAGAAGCGCAGTCACCAACAACGTATACATGCTCATCATCCAACACATTAAAGTATTGAGTGACAATCGGACGACCTTGACGATCCTTTTCAACATCCATTTCACGCACAAGTTTAACAGGCTGCACACCAGCAGTCCAAACTACTGCATCCAGTGGTATTTCCTCTTCATGGTTAAAAATTTTACCTGGTTCTACTTTTGTAATATTAGAATTCGCAATAACATCTACATTATGTTTTGTAAACCAATCTTTCACATATTTGCTAAGCTTCTCTGGGAAGTCTTTTAAAATACGTGAACCTCGGTCAAACAATTTTACTTTTAAATCAGCACGGCTTTCTCGTAGCTCACTCGCC
This DNA window, taken from Lysinibacillus sp. FSL M8-0337, encodes the following:
- a CDS encoding YuzD family protein, which codes for MGQTKPIIEIYGTAVICASCVNAPSSKDTYEWLQAAIDRKYPDQAYAIRYVDIEGPIENERDLDYARRIQEDEFFYPLVLINDEVVGEGYVQLKPVFNALENLGFTPDETV
- a CDS encoding iron-sulfur cluster assembly accessory protein — translated: MTSLKQVIEVTEAAAFHINEMMEHNEEQGSFLRVAVNGGGCSGLSYGMHFDKEKKEDDFEDVQHGLTILVSREDAPILMGTKIDYKQSLMGGGFTIDNPNAIASCGCGTSFKAAKREGTPEVCE
- a CDS encoding NAD(P)/FAD-dependent oxidoreductase, with protein sequence MGKLVLLGGGYGNMRVMLRLLPNNLPLDTEIVLVDRAPFHSLKTEFYALAAGTSTDKEIRVSFPEHERLTAVYGEAVEINRAEKVVILEDGQRIEYDDLVIGLGCEDKYHGVPGAEEYTYSIQTMAKSRATFQALCGLPAGSTVGIVGAGLSGIELASELRESRADLKVKLFDRGSRILKDFPEKLSKYVKDWFTKHNVDVIANSNITKVEPGKIFNHEEEIPLDAVVWTAGVQPVKLVREMDVEKDRQGRPIVTQYFNVLDDEHVYVVGDCASSDFSPSAQLAEEQAEHIVKVLRMRWKGEHLPEKMPDIKLKGFMGSLGKKQGFAYLADTTVTGRIARLMKSGLLWMYKYQND
- a CDS encoding DUF2225 domain-containing protein — encoded protein: MEISPYYEKKIQCLNCKKEFPTLKVRSKFIKVDHTETDFQPIYADDVNALYYNVFVCEHCGFSFTEDFTKYFAPGVQDELKTQITEKWVHHDFKGERTVFQAIQAYKLAFLCATIKKEKFVATAGLTLRLAWLYRSLKNEGQEQRFMKMSRDLYMDSYSNEDYSTTQMSDVRIMYMIAELSRRIGDIENATRFFSKVIEKQSLGGEAKIIDMAKEQWTLIREEKEKSRQV
- a CDS encoding NUDIX domain-containing protein; this encodes MKKDRGKVWLGVAGCTVNELGQWLVVKKAYSGLKGRWSLPAGFVNAGETVDEAIVRELQEETGLDCYVSGLIGFRTGVIHGEVSDNMAIFYCKMKDERQKLCIQENELLEAKWLYPWELAQDEMTSVMLKEMVSNQFEQHQLDAIEGINPGEVFGYTSYRLFFKK
- a CDS encoding YuiB family protein — translated: MGGSVSLVQLIISIVLFFVMFFGIGFLLNMLLRMTWLMAIVYPIVVVFIVDEVSFLDYIFKPGSAFPALLEKLQALQTVDIAILSGGFAGAIVAGIVMIYLRKSGYRMF
- a CDS encoding CarD family transcriptional regulator, which encodes MYNVGDVVIYSSHGLCSVEDICEQTFSDITKTYYVLQPLNDSKLTIRTPIDNAKKQLRDVIKKEEAIQILQSFTSPGVEWIEQNTHRMRFHVEIIKTGDRQKQANLLNTLLRKKIEYEANEKKFPNQEEKLLHSLQEIIFSEFSIALDKPSEEIYDYVVAKLS
- a CDS encoding divergent PAP2 family protein, with amino-acid sequence MNMSILQNTPLLVALFSVLFAQFVKIPIHFLMTKQLKWGLFTSTGGMPSSHSASVTGLTTSIAYETGLDSPIFAIAAMFSFIVMYDASGVRYQAGQHAVVLNQLRKDFQTLLRDIKDWPQMDGQEKMEELKTLLGHKRSEVFFGALTGIFIAIIAYQFIQ
- a CDS encoding MarR family transcriptional regulator translates to MKDELQNRDVIDLLSERHEILRRLAEEKWNKHNTVHISNSEWHILSKIYKNQPTISEVTKVVDFSRQATHKFIKSLAAKGLVEVSNAENSKKHKVIRMTSFGEICYEQNERNKAEIEQQLVRTIGEEQVAKLKNILQLNWMECQSPEQF
- a CDS encoding NifU family protein translates to MAEATINDQVQEVLDKLRPFLLRDGGDCELVDVEDGVVKLRLLGACGSCPSSTITLKAGIERALLEEVPGIIEVEQVF
- a CDS encoding SH3 domain-containing protein, with the translated sequence MNILKKWFVAAFVLIMLFSFQHQVAEAADYRTVKVVSGSSLIVRESPSDTANSVGNLDKNQFVIEFSTSNGWSHIQAGDVKGYVNTSFLSVPPSTIKIANSKSGLVVKSTPSLSAATLATLKYNMVVEDYGSVGNGWSYVQYGNVIGYVKSDFMGKTKTSTKYVNTSSGVVVRNIASQSGASVGSLSNGTQVTVHSTLVGWSYVTAGNVKGYVVDSFLSTKKPVVPFNNINFKLTIRDVERNEKSTFIQKIQDDRETYLIYETKKYGYFAELTYIFIGGQLEYISYDFYPDQNSYHTWDEMSVLHDILHRKGVEEFGNDYQFTYEKYNSLYTTWEKSGYKALLTVHDNYLYTTAKLIYYRK